The proteins below come from a single Alligator mississippiensis isolate rAllMis1 chromosome 2, rAllMis1, whole genome shotgun sequence genomic window:
- the GPR135 gene encoding G-protein coupled receptor 135 — translation MEPPPGNASRAAAANDSSAAAGPGPGAGTGAGAALLALSALGNGAVVLAIARHPQLRTVPNACVLSLSLSALLGALLAGPLALVPRPRCGLCAAGAALHAGLGGAAALTTALLAFERYRALARPPRRPLGRRRAAQLLAAAWLLALALAAPGYALAALGHGPGPGPRCLLLPPSWRLYRAALIVPCYLLPFALMCFCHYGIRRAVRLAAARTQPLPSPFPRPSPETRTATTVLLVIVAAIGCWAPYCVLGLAGATGRPPRSPAWDAAAGWLAWANGAINPLIYAARNPQLALLLGRRRRQGGGGYRGGRHAAAYLAGRGGRPPAAAAPGQAATWACKNPALLFCRDGRLDTPSDTAPPAKAGAADTSL, via the coding sequence ATGGAGCCGCCGCCGGGCAACGCGTCGCGGGCAGCGGCCGCCAACGACAGCAGCgccgcggcggggccgggcccgggggCGGGGACGGGCGCGGGGGCGGCGCTGCTGGCGCTGTCGGCGCTGGGCAACGGCGCGGTGGTGCTGGCCATCGCGCGGCACCCGCAGCTGCGCACCGTGCCCAACGCCTGCGTGCTGTCGCTGTCGCTGTCGGCGCTGCTGGGCGCGCTGCTGGCCGGGCCGCTGGCGCTGGTGCCGCGGCCGCGCTGCGGGCTGTGCGCGGCGGGcgcggcgctgcacgcggggctGGGCGGCGCCGCCGCGCTCACCACGGCGCTGCTGGCCTTCGAGCGCTACCGCGCGCTggcccgcccgccccgccgccccctcggCCGCCGCCGCGCCGCGCAGCTGCTGGCCGCCgcctggctcctggccctggccctggccgcGCCCGGCTACGCGCTGGCCGCGCTCGGCCACGGCCCCGGGCCCGGCCcacgctgcctgctgctgccgccctcCTGGCGCCTGTACCGCGCTGCGCTCATCGTGCCCTGCTACCTGCTGCCCTTCGCCCTCATGTGCTTCTGCCACTACGGCATCCGCCGCGCCGTGCGCCTGGCGGCCGCCcgcacccagcccctgccctcgcCCTTTCCCCGGCCCTCGCCCGAGACCCGCACGGCCACCACGGTGCTGCTGGTCATCGTGGCCGCCATCGGCTGCTGGGCGCCCTACTGCGTGCTGGGGCTGGCGGGCGCCACCGGGCGCCCGCCCCGCTCGCCCGCCTGGGACGCCGCGGCCGGCTGGCTGGCCTGGGCCAACGGGGCCATCAACCCACTCATCTATGCTGCCCGCAAcccccagctggccctgctgctgggccGCCGGCGCCGCCAGGGTGGCGGGGGGTACCGCGGCGGTCGCCACGCCGCTGCCTACTTGGCGGGAAGGGGCGGCAGGCCTCCCGCGGCCGCGGCGCCGGGCCAGGCGGCCACGTGGGCCTGCAAGAACCCGGCCCTGCTGTTCTGCCGCGACGGGCGGCTCGACACCCCGTCCGACACCGCCCCGCCGGCCAAAGCGGGCGCCGCGGACACCAGTCTCTGA